Genomic window (Daucus carota subsp. sativus chromosome 5, DH1 v3.0, whole genome shotgun sequence):
GTTCAAAAGCTTCTTTTAGTAGCTTCTCTATGTCACTGGCAATCAATGTAGTTATGttctttttcagaaaaaacatGAGGCCTGACTCCCCCAGTTTTCCGCGGATTGTGTCTTCTGAATCAGGCAATATGTGTTGGGCCGAGGACACGATCTGGAAGAGTGGACGTTCGGTGAGAGGATCCGGATCAGACCCAACAATCACCGAGGAGGCCCCATCACCAAACAGTGCTTGAGGGAGCAAGGACTCCAGATGAGGCCCTCGGAATGTTATGGTTGTGATCTCAGCACAAACGACGAGAACACGAGCACCCTTGTTGTTCTCCGCAAGATCTTTTGCCAGACGAAGGACAGTACCACCTGCAAAACAACCCTGTAAGTAGATCATGTGGCGCTTGACAGAATGATTGAGGCCTAGAAGCTTAGTAAGCTGGTAGTCAGCACTGGGCATGTCGTAGCCCGAAGTGGTGCAAAAAATGAGGTGGGTGATCTCTGATTTGGAGTGTCCCCATTCTTTGATGGCTTTCTCAGCGGCTTCTTTTCCGAGTTTCGGAACCTCCATCCTCAGAATTTCTTGGCGAGCATCGAACGACGGGGCTGAATAGTCGCACATGCTAGGGTTTTCTTCCAGGGTTTTCTCTGTGATATGCAGATAACGTGTTTTTATCATGGTTTTACTACCTGCAGACACGCACATACACATATCAATATGACATGATTAATATATACTACACTTGTTTAGAAGTTTATATAAATTGCATGAAATTAAACTAAATGCATACAAATTCGCTTAAACTTTTCTTTGAGCTCAGTCTTGTGGTCGCTCTTTGTGACACGAAAGTAGAAGTCCGGATACTCAGCCTGGGAGTAGCAATTGGGAGGAGCAGCAGTTCCAATGGCAAGGATTGTAGCTGGACCTTTCGCTCTCTGATTTTTCATCATTTCATCTactgacagtgatgatgagtgATGGACTTGGTTTCTgtccctttctctctctctccagaaTGGGAGAGCCGTTCCTGTgtttatgtatatgtgtgtatggaGTTTCATTCTTCTCctcctttctctctcttctttctttccCTTTTATACTCCCTCTCCTCCTGAGTCATCTTTTCCTCTTTCCCTCTCTTTGAGACACCTTGGCTATTCTATTACTAGAGTAGGTGATTAATATAGATAATTACAACAGGCAGATAGGTGAGCTGGAAGGGAAGGATGGGTGTTATTTTGGGAGGATGACACGTGTCGTCTTGCTACGCTACAGTGTTTTTGTGTGGGACCCAGCGGGGGCAAGGTGGGATTAGCTTAAGGGTTGTAGGGATAGCCTACGGTCCTTGCATTGCTTCTGGTCCTTGCAGGAATGTAGTCTTAAGAGGTGCGTTGACAGGTGTTTCTACGGATGGAAGACATGTGTCTTCGTCGGGGGCTAAGCAGGCATGGTAGGGATCGCAGGGTAGGCTGGGTTTCAAGGGGAGATAGTCTCAGACCCTAAGGTCCTCTGGCAAGGGTCGATTTTTGAGTCTATCAATGAGTATAAAGGAGTAGCCATTCCCTCTATTCGACCAGATGTAGGGATAATAATCTCTTCTAGCTCCTTCTATTTATAGAAGAatgttgaattttaaaacatgcaTGTGCGGCTTGTACATTCTTGGCCACTTTGCCTCTCTGGCTTGTTTTTCTTCCGCAATTTTTAGGTAACTCAACTCGATCATTAATATCATTACCAAAAGATTATAATTTCgaggaatttatcaaaaatactagtttttataagtttttttgtCCATTTTactttcatttaaaaatatttaaaattcttagaaatatttgtaaatatacgGTTGCAACTAGatgcatatggttgcatatagtattttttaaatattttcgaaaatttaataattttgcgAAATTGTGAAAAAGATGTGCTCAGTATTTTTGCTAAAAATAGATTTTGGACTTGGGTATTTATGGAAAAATCCTATATTATTCATGATAACAAAAATTTTAGTTCCCCGattaattaaattacttaaacaTAGAATATCAAATAGGGTATTtggcttattttatttttcaaaaagacttattttattttccaaaaacacttattttattttccaaAAAGAAGGATATatgtatcaaaataaaaaaattatctatttcct
Coding sequences:
- the LOC135152951 gene encoding chalcone synthase 1-like, with protein sequence MKLHTHIYINTGTALPFWRERERDRNQVHHSSSLSVDEMMKNQRAKGPATILAIGTAAPPNCYSQAEYPDFYFRVTKSDHKTELKEKFKRICSKTMIKTRYLHITEKTLEENPSMCDYSAPSFDARQEILRMEVPKLGKEAAEKAIKEWGHSKSEITHLIFCTTSGYDMPSADYQLTKLLGLNHSVKRHMIYLQGCFAGGTVLRLAKDLAENNKGARVLVVCAEITTITFRGPHLESLLPQALFGDGASSVIVGSDPDPLTERPLFQIVSSAQHILPDSEDTIRGKLGESGLMFFLKKNITTLIASDIEKLLKEAFEPIGISDWNSLFWITHPGGPAILNQIELVLGLKEEKMWASRKVLSQYGNMASACVLFVLDEMRKKSMKDGMATTGDGLDWGVAFGFGPGLTVETVVLRSIPVTSFT